The sequence GAAAATTGAGAGATtgggaagaataaaaaagagtttttcaacAATTACAAAAGGTTTCCagtatcaagaaaataaaaattttttcttaagattcctaggaaaacttaaaatatttgattacttggaaaaattaatttttaaagaaaattgagaataatataaaaacatgtcaaataattttcaaaatttcgaaaaagaatgtggacgattttaaagacaaatttttcaattttctaagaataaaaaattttataaaaaaaagttgtgtaagtttaggagatatttagaagttttgaaaatcagttttaaaaaatgaaactaatttttcattatgaaaaatgaattctcacagaatatttcaaatgattttaaaatatttcaaaagagtcaaaaaaattgacaaaaccaAATCTGGAaggttttaaatttcgaaaagaatctttttcagaattttgaaaggttccaagAGAATAAAACttctttcttaagattcctgggaaaagttacaaattattttctaaaatttcaaaaaagaaaatcgaCGATCTTAAAgcgaaattgtttgattttaaaagattacaaattttataagaaaatttgattaagttttaaaaaatatttagaaattttcaaaagattaaaaattattttaagaattaaagattttaaaaaatcttctgaaacttaatctttcttaaatattagtttttaaaccaaaaattttgaatatatcaaatcctttcagaggatttctaaaaatttcgagaACAAATTCTAAAtcctaaacttttttttcaaaattttacgaataattcgagtgaattaaaaaaatatttaagaatttaagaacttttgaagagattacaaatatttttaaactttgaaagatttctgaaaatatatcaaatattttgaaacttcgtataaatatctaaaatttctaaatatcttttaaaccgaCTAAAATTTtacctcttaaaatttttataagtactgtaaaataaaaaaataaatagtttttctatatattagaaatctttttaaatttcttcaagaatcGTAGGGAAATTATATTTacgaaaccttcaaaatcattAGACAaagaaacttaaataataaatagttatccaacatttttattttgtattaaaaattattttcttcgtaaattattgttattgtttacaattctactattttgttgaaaacacgttttttttagatgaattacaaaaattgttcaagaattttatttctggaaatttatttctagaaatttagttctagaaatttatttatagaaaattattttcttcgtaaaattattgcttttattcacaattctactatttcgttgaaatttatatattacaCATATACTTATGTAATATTACTTTTATatgcattaaaattataattaatttcttctgttcatttaatttttcggtgaaaatttacctttcttggtttgaaaattaactagttatttaaaaatttaactaccttgttaaaaatccaattttattgttgttgaagattaattattttagttcaaaatccaaacctcagattgaaaatgtaactattttaaaaaatattaaactacttgaatgaaagttgaactacattcttcaaaattcattttgggGNNNNNNNNNNaattaactgttttgtagaaaattcgtttctttggtataaaattcaattgtttgttgttaaaaatgcaacaacttgaaaattaatctcttctactttgaggattcaactactttatttttttctcttcgtCTATTTTGAAGAAATGTCATCTCTTGGTATAAAATGAAACtggtaaaaaaaatggttaggcTATGAGtgtcaactatttatttaaaaattcgatttttttaaagaattcaactgtttttccatttaaaagtaaaatattgaaattgttattatttttttaaaatttgatccttggacttctaattttttttttaatttccaagaatttgttCGTTCAATTTTAATGTCAGACGTCAAAgacaaatttcgaatttaaattcattctaaattgaatttctaaaaattcaacttttaatagCATTGTACCTATTctctaaaattgtttatttatataatatcgTACCATAATTTTCATTTGACGACCAAAAGCTTAAGGAGACGAGTGCAATATTTTCAATGACATAAGTGGCTAATGCCATATTGCTCATTCCTTGTgcccatttatatattttttctttataaaaacgaTAATACATTATAAATACCAAAGCTCTGATAAAAGCCTGAATCGCTATCGCAGCTTTCCAAACGTCTTTTTGTGGCTTATAATGGCCAATAGCAGCCGAGATGGACGGCAAAAAATTATACAcctattttcgtaaattttttttttaatcctgattatcaatttttattaaaaaaaatgttttccaaggAAAAGATaccttcaaaaataaacaattcaggGCTCGGGtctagaagtaaaaaaaaatagggTGCCTTATGATCAGACAATTTgaaattcccgggtttttccagaccaatttttttttattttgatcaatttaaagaTGATATCTTTTGTAATTTGTCTAAAAAGGATATAAAGAAATGAGacacaaaagaaacgaatttaaaataaattcacccTATTgtgcaaatcatttgaaatttttataatttttaattatttacattttttgtgcgTCGTGTGTTGAAAATTTccgtattttttcaaaactttgtcttttttctgttgaaaattattcttctaacttgaaaattcactgattggcttaagatgcatcattttagttgaaaatttaactatttggttaaaaatttattttttattgttgtgaAAGCTCAattttatttcactaaaaataccattatttcacttttttaaagaaaatttatcttttttagagggaaatttaactattgggttaaaaatctatattttcagtttaaaattaaactacttggttgaaaattcgtttttttcttttactgaaaatttttatattcgattttttattgtaaatttatctttttaaattaaactatttggttgccaaataattgaaaataatgtattttgccaaaaacgagtatttttttaaatagaaaattaatattttaagttcaaaattgagcttttttgttaaaaatttatttcttttagttgaaaaattaaattctttgttgaaaatttgttttttcttttattgaaacttaattttttaacagaacattttaatattccattttttatcgtaaatttatctttttaaatctttcaggttgaaaattaaactatttagttgccaaataattggaaataatgtattttgataacaatttttattttttttttagaaaattaatctttttagttaaaaattcgtttttttaaattcatctcctttgttgGAAtttgaacaattctgtttaaaatttatgttttattgttaagaaagcttaattttatttcactaaaaatatcattatttcacttatttttagaaaatttatctttttagtgggatatttacctatttggttaaaaatctatattttcattttaaaattaaactacttggttggaaattcactttttttcttttattgaaaattaatattttttttgttgcaaatttcaatatttgattttttactgtaaattatctttttaaaattttcaagttgaaaattaaactatttggttgccaaataattcaaaataatgaattttccaaaaacgagtatttttttaaatagaaaattaatattttaggttgaaaattgaacttttttgttaaaaatctatttttttagtagaaaaatgaactgctttgttgaaaatttgtttttacttttattgaaacttaatttttttaacagaacattttaatattccattttttatcgtaaatttatctttttaaatctttcaggttgaaaattaaactatatagttgccaaataattggaaataatgtattttgataacaatttttattttttttttagaaaattaatctttttagttaaaaattcgttttttttaaattcatctcctttgttgGAAtttgaacaattctgtttaaaatttatgttttattgttgtgaaagcttaattttatttcactaaaaatatcattatttcacttatttttagaaaattgatctttttagtgggaaattgaactatttggttaaaaaaatatatttttgagttaaaaattaaattgattggttaaaaattcgttttttcttttatagaaaattaactttctttttactgcaaattgtaatattggaatttttattgtaaatttatctttttaattgaaatttatcttttttaaatctttcaggttaaaaattaaactatttgcatgaaaattagtttttttatttttttactgcaaattttaatattcgattttttattgtaaatttgttttaaaactatttggttgtcaactaagtaaaaacaataaatttttataaaaatacgcttttttaatattaatcgtgttagttaaaaattatttttttttaaaattcatctccttggttgaaaatttaactatttggttgaaaattcatcttttattgttgtaaaagctgaattttattcaacttcttggttgaaaatttgttttttcttttgtcgaaaattaatttttgaagctgaaaatttttaaattctatttttattgttaggtttaattttttattattgtgaaagttcaattttattccaataaacacataattattccagttgaaaatctatatttttaagttgaaaattaaactagttagttgaaaattcaatttttctttgactaaaaattaattttttttactgtaaactttcatattcgattttttattgtaaatttatctttttaaattgaaattgatctttttaaatctttcaggttataaattaaactatttggatgaaaattcgttttttctttttttgaaacttgattttttttgctgcaaattttaatattcgattttttattgtaaatttatcttttttaaatcctttaggttaaaaattaaactatttggttgtcaaATAagtaaaaacaatgtattttgataacaattcgttttcttaatagaaaattaatcttctaagttaaaaattaatttttttttaaattcatctccttggttgaaaatttaaatatttggttgaaaattcatcttttattgttataaatgctgaattttattcaaacaaaaatacctTTATTccagttttgttagaaaattaattttttagtgagaaattgaaatatttggttaaaaattcctattttttagttgaaaattgaacttcatggttgaaaatttgttttttcttctgttgaaaattaatttttgaagctgaaaaatttaaaattccattttttaatgttaattttatctttttaaatcttgcaggttgaaaataaaaatatttagttgccaaagaattgaaaataatgtatttcgataacaatttttatttttttttgtacaaaaataatcttcctcgttgaaaattagtttaaaaaaaaattcatttccttggttaaaaattaaacaattctgttgaaaattaattttttattattgtgaaagCTCGATGTTAttccactaaaaatataattatttaagttaaaaatctatatttttatgttgaaaattaaactagttggttgaaaattcgatttttctttgattgaaaattaattttttttactgaacattttaatattcgattttttattgtaaatttatctttttaaattgaatttgatcttttttaaatctttcaagttgaaaattaaactatttggttgccaaacaactaaaaataatgtattttgataaaaacgtgtattttttggtagaaaattaatatttttggttgaaattttactattttgttaaaaatttgtttttttttggttgttaaaaattcaactcttgctgagaatttaaattaaatttttttaactgaaaattttaatattccattttctattgtaaatttctctttcttaaattgaaaattcatcttttaggttgaaaattaaattatttaaaagaaaaataactggtaataatgtatttttatgaaaaaattaatttctggataaaaaattaattttcttagttgaaaattcatctttctgataaaaaatttaacaatttcttgaaaaattaacctattttgtagaaaattcaagtgtattgataaaaattcttttgtgttttggctgaaaatgatttttttttcatgaaaatgaaaatttccacGTTTTAGTCGATAAGTTctgtttgatattttttggtagaaacttcatattgtgatttgataatttatatttttggttagaaataaaatttttgcaaagaaaagtgtaaccgttttgtggaaaattaatttttctaacttacaattatacaattctattttttaatgtaaatttatatttttaaattgaaaattcatctttttggttgaaaattaaggctattttaataaaaatttgtattttctggtgaaaaattgatcgtcttgatttgaaaattcgtttttcttttgttgaaaatgaatttttgagctgaaaattttactattccattttttattggaaataaatattattaaattgaaaattcatattttaagttaaaaattaaactatttggttgaaaaacaacttgaaataatgaattttaatacaaattcgtttttttttctaaaaaattaacctttttggttgaaaattcgtttcttaaaaattgtttttatttaattaagaatataattattctagttttgtttacaaatcaaaattcttagttgagaattaaactatttgttgaaacgTTCATTTACTTTGtagataaattaattatattattgaaaattcattttttttcgctgaaaattaaatttccaacttaaaatttaCACTTTCAACCTTCAGTAGATaacttctatttttagttaaaaaattcaagtaattgtttaaaaattcgtcgttttctggtagaaacttaatcttgtgactcaaaatttatatttctggttaaaaattaaactatttggtttccaaataattcaaaataatggaTATTGCAAAAacgagtattttttcaaatagaaaattaatattttcggttgaaaattgaacttttttgttaaaaatttattttttttagttgaaaaatttaattttttgttgaaaatttgttttttcttttattaaaacttaatttttttaacagaacattttaatattccattttttatcgtaaatttatctttttaaatctttcaggttgaaaattaaactatttagttgccaaataattggaaataatgtattttgataacaattttaattttttttggaaaattaatcttcttagttaaaaattcgttttttttttaattcatctcctTTGTTGGAAtttgaacaattctgtttaaatttgtgttttattGTTGTGAAagcttaattttatttcactaaaaatatcattatttcacttatttttagaaaatttatctttttagtgggaaatttacctatttggttaaaaatctatattttcattttaaaattaaactacttggttggaaattcattttttttcttttattgaaaattaatatttttttgttgcaaattttaatatttgattttttactgtaaattaatctttttaaaattttcaagtttaaaattaaactatttggttgccaagtaattcaaaataatgtattttgccAAAAAcgagtatctttttttaatagattcaatCTTTAGTAGATaacttctatttttagttaaaaaattcaagtaattgtttaaaaattcgtcgttttctggtagaaacttaatcttgtgattaaaaatttatatttttggttaaaaattaaactattttggacAAAAGTTTcaacgttttgttgaaaattaattttttaacctaaaattttactattaaattttttattgttgattataatttattatgatttatatttttaaattgaaaattaattttttagactaaaaattaaactattcggttaaaaaataatgttgcttctataaaaatgagtattttctggtggaaaattaatcttcttgattgtaaatttgtttttcttttgttgaaaattaattttttaaaatgaaaatttaactatatcgttaaaaatctatcttttttagtagaaaattaaactacttgattgcAAATTTGCGTAGTTTGTTTAAatgttcatctttttcagtaaaaaattaattttcttggttgaaaattcatgtttctgattaaaaattaaactatttgctgaaatatgaatttactttgcagaaaattaaaatatattaatgaaatttcgtattttcttttgctgaaaaataatgttttcaactgaaaatttaaattttcaaatttaaatttaaattcggttgaaaattcacgaaatttgtgaaaaattttttggttttaaattacatttattttctgaaaattaaactccttggttgaaaatttaaatatttcgttgaaaattcatttttcatgttgttgtaaaattaatatttttagatgataattgaggaatttgttgaaacatttatctaatttgtagaaaatttaattatactattgaaaattcgtgttttttttataaaaaataattttttcaactaaaaatttaaattttcacttttcagtTGCCAACttctattatttagttgaaaattcacgtaatttgttcaaaattcgtcattttctggTAGGAACTTAATCTtctatcttgaaaatttatatttttggttaaaaattaaactaatttggagaaacgtttaaaatttctattgaaaatttatttgttcaacttaaaattttacaattccattttttattgtaaatttatatttttaatttgaaaattcatctttcaagttaaaaattaaactatttaaaaaaaaataatgtattttaataaaaatttgcattttctggtgcacaattaatcttcttgattaaaaattaatgtttttaattgaaaatttcactattccaatttttattgtaaacatatcttaatcaattaaaaattcatcttttaggttaaaaataaaaaatatttgcttgcAAAATAACtggaaataatgtattttgatatatttattatttgttgaaacgttaaactatttttaagaaaatttaattatattattgaaaattcgttttttttttgctgaaaatttagacttttaattttcagttgaaaaattctattttttagttaaagattcaactatttgattgataattcacataatttgttgaaaaattcgtccttttctgttagaaacttaatcttgaaaatttatatttttggttgaaaataaaattattttggaggGAAGTTTAACCCTTttatcaaacattaaattttccaacttgaaattttacaattccagtttgtaatttaaatttatgattttaaattgaaaatgtatctttgagattaaaaatgaaactatttgactaaaaaataatgttttttaatcaaaatttagttgaaaattcatcaccctggatgaaaattaaactattttgttgaaaattagtttttttttttcttgtaaaatttatctttttcagtagaaaactcacttaatttgttaaaaaatttttattttataaaatgcaaattaatttatcttaaattgtaaatcttgaaaatttaagtttaaaattacactactttaaaatataaatccttaaaattaaagaaacccaaatttttaatctttaaaatttatttttaaaatttagaaaatttaaaattcattcagttcaactgcaaattaaacaaattaaaattaaaacaagaatctTTAAATACAGGTTTATGAAGTTCGATCTTTGCAAATTCTAAAcgctattaatttcaaattttctaattataaatcttaaatgaaaaattattcaacttttaatgttcgcaattaaaattataattttatttctgatttttagttcaaattttaaaagttatattctgattaaaaataaaactaaatatacaaaacatttgaaaacccagaaaaaagttgattatacgctaaaaaaaaatcaacaagtcGAAAAATTCGCACGATCCGAGCCCTGAAATGATTTAgaagtagtttaaataaaaaaagttatataaataaaatatatcgaaagaaaaaatggtcaaaatatattaatatttttaattaatataaaaatttcaattttttcatttaattattcaacagaattcaatgtaaaattaagacaaaaataattatacctGACAGTGTGTAAAAGTTGATTGTTCAAAGTTGTATAGAACAGACCAAATAACGCAGAAGATAAATGCAAAAAAGGGCAATGATACAGTAAACCAGGCgacttttgaaaagtttaaaacgaTTCTGTATCTTGGAATTTCCTCGTCAACAAGGGGAAGGTACTCCGAGCCAATTCGTTtactcatttttatattttttatggccCCATTGGGCTTTTTTGGTATGCTCTTCTTcctctgtaaaataaaaatcattactttaaaatttaagaaatttaaatgagattaaaatcaaatttaaaattctttttaatgtccaataatcaagataaagtgaagaattcctgaaaataaaaccaagaatctaactaccaaatttggacaactgcCATAATTCATTATggtttaattcattaaaaagagatgaattttctacgtaaaaaatcaattttaaataaaaaattaaataattacattttacactttaaaaataattaaaatcataaaagaaataatcaataataatagaaaaaataataataaataaataataaaatgaaatcataataataaaataataacaaaatgtttctattgcaacctgaacatttttttccatttttttcctaaaaaagaaaagaaatatctcaattaaaaaatatcctgttttaaaataaaaacactgtaatttattaaaaagagctgaattttctacgaaaaagatcagttttaaataaaaaatgaaattattaaattttatacttaaaaaataataaaattaaaataataaaataaataagtaatacgATGAAatgatcataaaataaaataataaaataataatagaatgttcccattgcaacctgaacatttttttcctattttttgcctaaaaaagaaaagaaatatctcaatcaaaaaaatcttgtttttaaataaaaacagtttacttcattaaaaagagctgaattttctacctaagagatcaattttaaataaaaaattaaataatttaattttacacttgaaaataataaaataaataaataataatcatagaaaaataataataaatgataaataataaaacaaaataattacaaaatgttcccattgcaacctgaaaaatttttttctcaattttttctctaaaaaagaaaTATCGCAATCAAAAAAGAtcctgtttttaaataaaaacagtctaattcattaaaaagagctgaattttctacctaaaagatcaattttaaacaaaaaatgaaataattaaattttacgcttgaaaaataattaaaataataaaattaataaataataaataataatagaaaaaataataataaataaataataaaataataataaaatgttcccattgcaacctaagaaaatttatttttccattttttcccaaaaatggtatagaaatatctcaatcaaaaaagatcctgtttttaaataaaaacagtttaattcattaaaaagtgccgaattttctacgtaaaagattaattttaaataaaaaataaaataattaaattttacacttaaaaaataattaaaataataaaataaataatcaataatgatagaaaaataataataaataaataataaaatgaaataataaaataataacagaatgtttctattgcaacctgaacatttttattccatttttttcctaaaaaagaaaagaaatatctcaattaaaaaagatcctgttttaaaataaaaacactgtaatttattaaaaagagctgaattttctacgaaaaagatcagttttaaataaaaaatgaaattattaaatttaatattattaaaattattaaataataaaattaaaataataaaataaataataaataaatattaaaatgaaatgatcataaaataaaataataaaataataatagaatgttcccattgcaacctgaacatttttttcctattttttgcctaaaaaagaaaagaaatatctCAATAGAAAAGAtcctgtttttaaataaaaacatttttattcattaaaaagtgccgaattttctacgtaaaagatcaattttaaataaaaaatgaaataattaaattttacacttaaaaaataattaaaataattaaataataaataatcatagaaaaaataataataaatgataagtaaataattaataaataataaaatgatataataataaaataataacaaaatgttCCTACTgcaatctaaacattttttatccattttttccctaaaaaagaaaagaaatatctCAATCAAAGAAGAtcctgtttttaaataaaaaataaaataattaaattttaaacttaaaaataataaaataaataaataatgattaattaaagaaaataataataaataaatgaataaataataaaatgaaataataataaaatgttccaattgcaacctgaaattttttttttggattttttccctaaaaaagaaaagaaatatctCAATCCAAAGAcatcctgtttaaaaaaaaaa is a genomic window of Belonocnema kinseyi isolate 2016_QV_RU_SX_M_011 chromosome 8, B_treatae_v1, whole genome shotgun sequence containing:
- the LOC117177675 gene encoding post-GPI attachment to proteins factor 2-like: MSKRIGSEYLPLVDEEIPRYRIVLNFSKVAWFTVSLPFFAFIFCVIWSVLYNFEQSTFTHCQVYNFLPSISAAIGHYKPQKDVWKAAIAIQAFIRALVFIMYYRFYKEKIYKWAQGMSNMALATYVIENIALVSLSFWSSNENYAIHKLSFITFLVMSIIHMFLSYFLMIKCKNLTKDVSETISLKWKFRSMVLNITSIFLAGYFFYRHNTFCEPLVYSMFALAEYLVVVTNMSFHSTAAWDFVGRRLLISPKGFRII